A DNA window from Nitratidesulfovibrio sp. SRB-5 contains the following coding sequences:
- a CDS encoding DnaA ATPase domain-containing protein, which yields MLKKALRQHLQQTCQEQDLRQWYDPLAITLSTNDKRLEVQFPHSFFAQWFSATAQVTFESRLREFLGDGYVLRYSSGNGGSPQAAPAPKTARQLDYPFGARFTFDTFLSNRKNQFPVASAKEVARDGRDPHDRVYNPFVVCGGNGNGKTHLLRAIANELSRSRDENAIFCGPVDELGTRFEGLSATGAGAAQERQQARSRLCAHEVLVVDDLQRLRDQPFLQDELTFAFDHFHDHGKQMVFACSGKLADLDFLSPKLRSRLEWGLIVELREPDLDVRLKFIQHQSRSRNIQLSKEHALTLAQRFREFRHLQGILVKVGAYRQLVNRDIQDRELEQILRHTDSGKGNSLTPEAVIAATAEQFGIPARDIVGDKRQQHIVQARQVAMFLCRELLGSSFPALGRVFGGKDHSTAMYAVRKIKQLQQSDKDMQLLVTDLKRKCLTRAE from the coding sequence GTGCTGAAAAAAGCCCTGCGCCAACACCTTCAGCAGACCTGCCAGGAGCAGGATCTGCGCCAGTGGTACGACCCGCTGGCCATCACCCTGAGCACCAACGACAAGCGGCTGGAGGTCCAGTTTCCGCATTCGTTCTTTGCCCAGTGGTTTTCGGCCACGGCGCAGGTGACCTTTGAATCGCGGCTGCGCGAATTTCTGGGCGACGGCTACGTGCTGCGCTACTCCTCGGGCAACGGCGGCTCGCCCCAGGCGGCACCGGCCCCCAAGACGGCCCGCCAGCTGGACTACCCCTTTGGCGCGCGGTTCACCTTCGACACCTTTCTCAGCAACCGCAAGAACCAGTTTCCCGTGGCCTCGGCCAAGGAAGTGGCCCGCGACGGCCGCGACCCGCACGACAGGGTGTACAACCCCTTCGTGGTCTGCGGCGGCAACGGCAACGGCAAGACGCACCTTCTTCGCGCCATCGCCAACGAACTGAGCCGGTCGCGCGATGAAAACGCCATATTCTGCGGCCCGGTGGACGAACTGGGCACCCGCTTCGAAGGCCTTTCGGCCACCGGGGCCGGTGCTGCGCAGGAACGCCAGCAGGCCCGCAGCCGCCTGTGCGCCCACGAGGTGCTGGTGGTGGACGACCTGCAACGCCTGCGCGACCAGCCCTTTCTGCAGGACGAGCTGACCTTTGCCTTCGACCACTTTCACGACCACGGCAAGCAGATGGTCTTTGCCTGTTCCGGCAAGCTGGCCGACCTGGACTTCCTGTCGCCCAAGCTGCGCTCGCGCCTGGAATGGGGGCTGATCGTCGAACTGCGCGAACCCGACCTTGACGTGCGGCTGAAGTTCATCCAGCACCAAAGCCGTTCGCGCAACATCCAGCTTTCCAAGGAACACGCCCTCACCCTGGCCCAGCGGTTCCGCGAATTCCGCCACCTGCAAGGCATCCTGGTCAAGGTTGGCGCCTACCGCCAGTTGGTCAACCGCGACATCCAGGACCGCGAGCTGGAGCAGATCCTGCGGCACACCGACAGCGGCAAGGGCAACAGCCTGACCCCGGAGGCGGTCATCGCCGCCACGGCGGAACAGTTCGGCATCCCGGCGCGGGACATCGTGGGCGACAAGCGCCAGCAGCACATCGTGCAGGCCCGCCAGGTGGCCATGTTCCTGTGCCGCGAACTGCTGGGCAGTTCCTTTCCGGCCCTGGGCCGGGTATTCGGCGGCAAGGACCACTCCACGGCCATGTACGCGGTACGAAAAATCAAGCAATTACAGCAGAGTGACAAAGATATGCAACTTTTGGTGACCGACCTCAAAAGAAAGTGCCTAACTCGGGCCGAATAA
- a CDS encoding M23 family metallopeptidase, translating to MQLPFAKRSGIVLLIILLLAAAPFVMRRGEQSAETAADTTAADCNATAPAGQLPPELRAEGGADGQGEGQPEVVQGVVSTGDTAGKILQEWLSSVDVHTMVAACEKVYSLARLRAGQPYTVVANASVGGIERFEYEIDNSQKLIVSKTNDSFAARVEPIQYDVDVVRVEGTIESNLFQSVADAGESPTLAIRLADIFGWEVDFIRDIREGDSFTVLVEKRFRDGEFKGYGRVLAAIFTNQDQTHRAYLFHDDLGIPQYYNPEGASMRRSFLKAPLSFTRISSGYTMTRKHPIFSDVRPHQGVDYAAPTGTPVKAVGNGVVSSAGWGNGYGNLIILRHSNGYESYYGHLSGFARGVRKGATVKQGDVIGYVGATGWATGPHLDFRLKKDGKFINPTKNISPRSEPVARKLLPDFRRQMDAIRPYLDGEGDLATLDVQKLPNI from the coding sequence ATGCAGTTGCCTTTCGCTAAGCGTTCCGGAATCGTCCTGCTGATCATCCTGCTGCTGGCCGCGGCGCCGTTCGTGATGCGGCGCGGTGAGCAATCCGCAGAAACGGCCGCCGACACCACGGCTGCGGACTGCAACGCCACCGCGCCCGCCGGGCAACTGCCCCCCGAACTGCGGGCAGAAGGCGGTGCGGACGGGCAGGGAGAAGGCCAGCCCGAAGTGGTGCAGGGGGTGGTGTCCACCGGCGACACGGCGGGCAAGATCCTGCAGGAGTGGCTGTCCTCTGTGGACGTGCACACCATGGTCGCGGCCTGCGAAAAGGTCTATTCCCTCGCCAGGCTGCGGGCCGGGCAGCCCTACACCGTGGTGGCCAACGCCAGCGTGGGGGGCATAGAGCGCTTTGAATACGAGATTGACAACTCGCAGAAGCTCATCGTCAGCAAGACCAACGATTCCTTTGCCGCCCGGGTGGAACCCATCCAGTACGACGTGGACGTGGTGCGGGTGGAAGGCACCATCGAATCCAACCTGTTCCAGTCCGTGGCCGACGCGGGCGAATCGCCCACCCTTGCCATCCGCCTGGCTGACATCTTCGGCTGGGAGGTGGACTTCATCCGCGACATCCGCGAGGGCGACAGCTTCACCGTGCTGGTGGAAAAGCGCTTCCGCGACGGGGAATTCAAGGGCTACGGTAGGGTGCTGGCCGCCATCTTCACCAACCAGGACCAGACCCACCGCGCCTACCTGTTCCATGACGACCTGGGCATTCCGCAGTACTACAACCCGGAAGGCGCTTCCATGCGGCGCTCGTTCCTGAAGGCCCCGCTGTCGTTCACCCGCATTTCCAGCGGGTACACCATGACCCGCAAGCACCCCATCTTCAGCGACGTGCGGCCCCACCAGGGCGTGGACTACGCCGCGCCCACCGGTACTCCGGTCAAGGCCGTGGGCAACGGGGTGGTATCCTCCGCCGGGTGGGGCAACGGCTACGGCAACCTGATCATCCTGCGCCACTCCAACGGGTACGAAAGCTACTACGGCCACCTTTCCGGCTTTGCGCGCGGCGTGCGCAAGGGCGCCACGGTGAAGCAGGGCGACGTCATCGGCTACGTGGGGGCCACGGGCTGGGCCACCGGGCCGCACCTGGACTTCCGCCTGAAGAAGGACGGCAAGTTCATCAACCCCACCAAGAACATCAGCCCCCGCTCCGAACCCGTGGCCCGCAAGCTGCTGCCCGACTTCCGCCGCCAGATGGACGCCATCCGCCCGTATCTGGACGGTGAGGGCGACCTTGCCACGCTGGATGTGCAGAAGCTGCCCAACATCTAG